Proteins encoded by one window of Thermococcus sp. Bubb.Bath:
- a CDS encoding class I SAM-dependent methyltransferase → MRRQSFIGCGAHAITTVPLAYLVGETGRVVAVDKARWRFFEEITSTTGMRHRILPMKLDARELPFPFKAFDLAVLAHGIRSLKNEETIVHVISEMFRVSDRVFIAGSLPIANNERQTAHLELYNLREEIFEALFGEKDDLHYFSLEKLKEFVERAGGRVVESGVFEPNLPHYLAYIPREYVERIEDEKKRAELLERWDKAYKMWKKGAEHPPVGWILAE, encoded by the coding sequence TTGCGCAGGCAAAGTTTCATTGGCTGTGGTGCCCATGCAATAACCACTGTCCCCCTCGCATACCTCGTGGGTGAAACCGGCAGGGTTGTGGCCGTTGATAAAGCCCGCTGGCGCTTCTTCGAGGAAATAACTTCCACCACCGGGATGAGGCATAGAATACTCCCCATGAAGCTCGACGCGAGAGAACTGCCCTTTCCCTTTAAGGCCTTTGATCTGGCCGTTCTCGCTCACGGTATCAGAAGCCTAAAAAACGAGGAGACCATAGTCCATGTCATCTCTGAGATGTTCCGCGTTTCAGATAGGGTCTTCATAGCAGGGAGCCTCCCAATAGCAAACAACGAGCGCCAGACGGCCCATCTTGAGCTGTACAATCTAAGGGAGGAGATATTCGAAGCTCTATTTGGTGAGAAGGACGACCTGCACTACTTTTCGCTGGAAAAGCTGAAGGAGTTCGTGGAGCGCGCCGGAGGGAGGGTCGTTGAGAGTGGGGTCTTTGAACCCAACCTACCACACTACCTCGCCTACATACCGCGGGAGTACGTGGAGAGGATAGAAGACGAGAAAAAGCGCGCTGAACTCCTGGAGCGCTGGGATAAGGCATACAAAATGTGGAAGAAGGGAGCCGAACACCCGCCTGTGGGTTGGATTCTCGCGGAATAA
- a CDS encoding AAA family ATPase, whose translation MPHHITIYHSLKRLKPAIRILGTALGSVLSAYFGPIGAYAGVILFAEVAKDVIPEGIQKIGELFEEHELKKIEGELDLSGFKLVVSDAIKETLEELKKEYGRTQYSSLYKGTDFKEGKWFDCVSKSLKKMSSEKSSEIPSSPLELDEEDIVSFLFSFGCEIDEKRRKKLEEFLKKRFADVLKRNIVKASNMNTHFREEFYATLLKILKEINETLSEHGKRLGEVEEQYKKLEKYTRGLKVLAELNVKGIDVAVKEWLDDLLAEPFVGREEVLKRIDDIISNNSSGKVIITGPAGVGKSTLIAHIIDELSSRDDVFIIPYFFSVSKGRRDFSTAIRYAIARLYLLSVREKFEGHLLTLDDERLSDVLKGMLSEKPKKKVVIIFDALDEVNQETLKRYPFPRNLPENVYLIFSVRGSGPNPEIPTNSLDEWLENATIVELKNLGYKAVKSLVKEKLNLSGQDLEKISHEIYKRTSGHPLYLRFILGELKEMKAKNPKELLKRVKSVPESFEEYIDKELQRIESEVDNPDLVDELFALLAIAREPMKLEDIAKILGTRKRVLKRMSHDVKRWLHIRKSGNTEFWSFQHEALRENFFRVLEEEVETVREKLLDFCSENWKENEYCLKHYPEHLYDAGRYDELFELVRNEEFLNTQRELAGGTTLVLGTVELAINAAANVENLARLFEFAFLYNRIYNETGKMSLFDRYRIYGLEATINFINKNQNHAKKIQTILLLISFLVLNKRDKDAKQILQNKIDLFLECDQKLKFILKYWELINYRVIIMTTIKIFQKVDILLFGPCTVLNIIILDSVKYLIEKNEQEKALKILKEIQIIFNPSPKVLVTIAEAFAEVRETNKALKIVEKIKDPHIRVEGLIKIARALVNNGEIENSRTILEKATESINENESFYYMDLLINIAEVWVKIGENMRALQILENLLKIVIYTENRNYAIDKLIKIARALARFGEFEKALNTIEEALVSISQNDDDNYRSEILVKIARALVDINNSEKAYIILEEVMEMASQINDPNLRIKTLIEIGKSVVIWGTKNALRLVEEALVSTDQIDNLILRSEVLVEIAKAFVEIGEYEKAQKTLKRVNMTAKQIKDPYQYAVILTQIAEVWIKIDDKTTEVKKILETAIEVLNQIENLDSSSWIFVEIIEVLTMIGELKEALRVVWKIRDPYWRFFALTKLVGVLTSAGDIKGALKITKQVTNPLHSTILLIEIARTLVLTGNSRISLALLKETLKEVNQIKNSEYYFEVMEDIAEVLAKLGEFKKALEIAGQIRDPYIYSNVLIKISRILVEMGKLKKSMEILDLAQEVAGQIDDPGLYWEVLIEISKILVNIGEPENALKILKRAVEVSSWIKTRTPEEEFNIQMKTVGVFLEIKDLERALEVSTQIESKYNKSKVLIKIAESYVDFGNPQKATSVLKEALKVAYQTKDPYHISEILVEIAKVLSKISPLGLSFLRDIIVLSGTLPEDYFLQIIVAYINELTPKEAVDVFIRETKRILDIKIS comes from the coding sequence ATGCCTCATCATATCACAATTTATCATTCCCTCAAAAGGCTAAAACCGGCAATACGTATTCTTGGAACTGCTCTCGGTTCAGTACTATCAGCATATTTTGGCCCCATTGGGGCCTATGCAGGTGTTATTCTTTTTGCAGAAGTTGCTAAAGACGTTATCCCCGAGGGAATCCAAAAAATTGGAGAGCTCTTTGAAGAACATGAACTAAAAAAGATTGAAGGTGAATTAGATCTGTCTGGGTTCAAATTAGTGGTATCTGATGCTATAAAAGAAACCCTTGAAGAACTTAAGAAAGAGTACGGGAGAACTCAATACAGTTCCCTTTATAAGGGAACTGACTTCAAAGAAGGAAAATGGTTTGATTGTGTCTCAAAAAGCCTTAAAAAAATGTCATCTGAAAAGTCCTCTGAAATACCATCAAGTCCCTTGGAGCTTGATGAAGAAGATATTGTCAGTTTTCTGTTCTCGTTTGGTTGTGAAATTGATGAAAAGAGGAGAAAAAAGTTAGAAGAGTTCCTTAAGAAAAGATTTGCAGATGTATTAAAGAGGAACATCGTAAAGGCATCGAATATGAACACTCATTTCAGGGAAGAGTTCTATGCTACCCTCCTGAAAATCTTAAAGGAGATCAATGAGACACTATCTGAGCACGGAAAGAGACTTGGGGAAGTTGAAGAGCAGTATAAGAAGCTGGAAAAGTACACAAGGGGGCTAAAGGTTCTAGCCGAGCTGAATGTTAAAGGAATAGACGTCGCTGTTAAGGAATGGCTTGATGATCTTCTTGCGGAGCCTTTTGTAGGAAGGGAAGAGGTCTTGAAGAGAATTGATGATATCATATCCAATAACAGCTCTGGAAAAGTTATAATAACCGGGCCTGCGGGTGTTGGAAAGAGCACACTGATTGCACATATCATAGATGAGCTCTCAAGTAGGGATGATGTCTTTATAATCCCGTACTTTTTCAGTGTGTCAAAGGGTAGAAGGGACTTCTCTACAGCCATTAGGTATGCGATTGCGAGACTTTACCTGCTCAGTGTGAGGGAAAAGTTTGAGGGGCATTTGCTAACACTTGACGACGAAAGGCTTTCAGATGTCTTAAAGGGAATGCTTTCAGAAAAGCCCAAAAAGAAGGTAGTTATCATTTTTGATGCACTCGACGAAGTTAATCAGGAGACACTAAAGAGATATCCCTTCCCGAGGAATCTCCCAGAGAACGTCTACCTCATATTCAGCGTGAGGGGTAGTGGCCCTAACCCTGAGATTCCAACGAACTCGTTAGATGAATGGTTGGAAAATGCCACGATAGTCGAGCTTAAAAATCTCGGGTACAAAGCTGTGAAATCCCTTGTTAAAGAGAAGTTGAACCTAAGTGGGCAAGACTTAGAGAAAATCTCTCACGAAATATATAAGAGAACATCCGGACATCCGCTCTACCTAAGGTTCATTCTCGGTGAGCTGAAGGAAATGAAAGCTAAAAACCCTAAGGAGCTCCTCAAGAGGGTGAAGAGTGTCCCAGAAAGCTTTGAAGAGTATATAGATAAAGAACTTCAGAGAATTGAGAGCGAAGTTGATAATCCTGACCTTGTTGATGAACTTTTTGCGCTTTTGGCTATAGCAAGGGAGCCGATGAAACTTGAGGACATAGCAAAGATACTCGGCACTAGAAAGCGAGTCTTAAAGAGAATGTCCCACGATGTTAAGCGGTGGTTGCACATAAGAAAGAGTGGGAATACTGAATTCTGGTCGTTCCAGCATGAGGCTTTAAGAGAGAATTTCTTCAGAGTTCTAGAAGAAGAAGTTGAAACAGTACGAGAAAAACTTCTTGATTTCTGCTCCGAAAACTGGAAGGAAAATGAGTACTGTCTAAAGCACTATCCTGAGCACCTCTACGATGCTGGCAGATACGATGAGCTGTTTGAACTTGTAAGGAACGAAGAATTCCTGAACACTCAGAGAGAACTGGCTGGCGGCACGACCTTGGTGCTGGGAACCGTTGAACTTGCGATTAACGCCGCCGCCAATGTAGAGAACCTGGCAAGGCTCTTCGAGTTTGCTTTTCTATACAACAGGATTTACAATGAAACAGGCAAGATGTCTTTATTTGACCGTTATAGGATCTATGGTCTTGAGGCAACTATTAATTTTATTAACAAAAATCAGAACCATGCTAAAAAAATACAAACGATTCTATTGTTAATATCATTCTTAGTATTAAATAAGCGAGATAAGGACGCTAAGCAGATACTTCAAAATAAAATCGATCTTTTTCTTGAATGTGATCAAAAATTAAAATTTATTTTAAAGTATTGGGAATTAATAAACTATAGAGTTATAATAATGACAACTATTAAAATTTTCCAAAAGGTAGATATATTACTCTTTGGTCCTTGTACTGTGTTAAACATAATTATCTTAGATAGTGTTAAGTATCTTATTGAAAAAAATGAACAAGAAAAAGCTCTAAAGATTCTAAAAGAAATTCAAATAATCTTTAATCCTAGTCCAAAGGTACTTGTTACGATTGCTGAAGCCTTTGCAGAAGTTAGGGAGACTAACAAAGCATTGAAGATAGTTGAAAAAATCAAAGATCCTCACATACGTGTAGAAGGATTAATTAAAATTGCTAGGGCTTTAGTGAATAATGGTGAAATTGAAAACTCCAGAACTATTCTAGAAAAAGCTACAGAGAGTATTAATGAAAATGAAAGCTTCTATTACATGGATCTCCTAATTAATATCGCAGAGGTTTGGGTAAAAATTGGCGAAAATATGAGAGCTCTTCAAATTCTGGAAAATTTATTAAAAATTGTTATATATACTGAAAATCGTAATTATGCCATAGACAAACTAATTAAGATTGCTAGAGCATTGGCGAGATTCGGCGAGTTTGAAAAAGCCCTAAATACTATAGAAGAGGCCTTAGTTAGTATCAGTCAAAATGATGATGACAATTATCGCTCGGAGATCCTGGTTAAAATTGCTAGGGCTTTAGTGGATATTAATAATTCTGAAAAGGCATACATAATCTTGGAAGAAGTCATGGAAATGGCAAGTCAGATTAATGATCCAAATCTTCGCATAAAGACGTTGATAGAGATTGGCAAATCAGTAGTAATCTGGGGAACTAAAAATGCACTAAGATTAGTAGAAGAAGCATTAGTATCTACTGATCAAATTGATAATCTTATTCTTCGTTCTGAAGTGTTAGTCGAAATTGCCAAAGCTTTTGTGGAGATCGGAGAATACGAAAAAGCTCAAAAAACTCTCAAAAGAGTTAATATGACTGCCAAACAAATCAAAGATCCATATCAATACGCAGTCATATTAACCCAAATTGCCGAAGTTTGGATCAAGATTGATGATAAAACTACTGAAGTGAAGAAAATTCTCGAAACAGCTATTGAAGTTCTTAACCAAATTGAAAATTTAGATAGTAGTTCTTGGATATTTGTGGAAATTATTGAAGTCTTAACGATGATCGGCGAACTTAAAGAAGCATTAAGAGTTGTATGGAAAATTAGGGATCCTTATTGGCGTTTCTTTGCATTGACTAAGCTAGTTGGAGTTTTGACTAGTGCTGGTGACATAAAGGGTGCATTAAAGATCACTAAGCAAGTAACTAACCCTCTTCACAGTACAATACTCTTGATCGAGATTGCTAGAACATTAGTACTCACCGGTAATTCCAGAATTTCATTGGCACTCTTAAAAGAGACATTGAAAGAAGTCAATCAAATTAAAAATTCTGAGTATTATTTTGAAGTGATGGAAGATATAGCTGAAGTTCTAGCAAAGCTTGGAGAGTTCAAAAAGGCATTGGAAATTGCCGGTCAAATTAGGGATCCTTATATCTATTCAAATGTGCTAATTAAGATTTCGAGAATTTTAGTTGAGATGGGAAAATTGAAAAAGTCTATGGAAATACTCGATTTAGCCCAGGAAGTAGCTGGACAAATCGATGATCCTGGCTTGTATTGGGAAGTTCTAATTGAAATTTCCAAGATTTTAGTAAATATAGGAGAACCAGAAAATGCATTAAAAATCCTAAAAAGAGCAGTAGAAGTATCTAGTTGGATAAAAACTAGAACTCCAGAGGAAGAATTCAATATTCAAATGAAAACTGTTGGAGTGTTTTTAGAGATAAAGGATTTAGAAAGAGCCCTAGAGGTTTCCACACAAATCGAGAGCAAATACAATAAGTCAAAAGTCTTAATCAAGATTGCTGAATCATATGTTGATTTTGGAAACCCCCAAAAAGCCACTAGTGTTCTTAAAGAGGCACTAAAAGTTGCGTATCAAACAAAAGATCCGTATCATATCTCTGAGATATTAGTTGAAATTGCAAAGGTTCTTAGTAAAATATCTCCACTAGGTCTTTCTTTTTTGAGAGATATCATAGTTTTATCAGGAACTCTACCTGAAGATTACTTTCTCCAAATCATCGTCGCTTACATCAACGAATTAACACCAAAAGAAGCCGTGGACGTCTTCATTAGGGAAACCAAGAGGATCCTTGACATTAAAATAAGCTAA
- the leuS gene encoding leucine--tRNA ligase, translated as MVELNFKAIEEKWQKRWMEEKIFEPDRNARPKEKKFYITVAFPYLSGHLHVGHARTYTIPDVIARFKRMQGYNVLFPMAWHITGAPIVGIAERIKNRDPKTIHIYRDVYKVPEDILWKFEDPKEIVKYFMKSAKETFIRAGFGVDWTREFHTTSLFPPFSKFIEWQFWTLKGMGLVVKGAHRVRWDPVVGTPLGDHDIMEGEDVQILEYVIIKFVREENGEEIYLPAATLRPETVYGVTNMWLNSEATYVKAKVRKGDREETWIVSKEAAYKLSFQDREIEVIEEFKGERLIGKYVKNPVTGDEVIILPAEFVDPDNATGVVMSVPAHAPFDHIALEDLKKETEILLKYEIDPRVVEEISYISLIKLEGYGDFPAVEEAERLGVKSQRDVEKLEEATKNIYKAEYHKGVFKIEPYAGKPVQEAKDLIAKELQEKGIAEIMYEFADKPVISRFGNQAVIKIIHDQWFIDYGNPEWKEKAREALANMTIYPESRRTQFGAVIDWLEEKACARKVGLGTPLPWDPDWVIESLSDSTIYMAYYTISRHINQLRNEGKLDAEKLDRDFFDYIFREPFSEEKEKELSEKTGIPAGTIHDMKEEFEYWYPLDWRCSAKDLIPNHLTFFIFNHVAIFDRKHWPRGIAVNGFGTLEGTKMSKSKGNVLNFIDAIEENGADVVRLYIMGLAEHDSDFDWKRKEVGKLRKQVERFYELVSEFSAYEAKDGVELKDIDRWMLHRLNKAIEGTTKALEEFRTRTAVQWAFYTVLNDLRWYLRRTEGRDDNAKRYVLRKLADVWVRLMAPFTPHISEELWEKLGGDGFVSLAEWPEPVQEWWNETVEAEEEFVKSLMEDIKEIITVAKIENPKRAYIYTAPYWKWRVVEVVAEKRDFNAAMGELMKDPEMRKHGKEVSKLIQRLIKERAFEVKRINEEKALREAKDFIEKELGIEIVINPEEDKGGKKKAAMPLKPAVFVE; from the coding sequence ATGGTTGAACTCAACTTCAAGGCCATTGAAGAGAAGTGGCAGAAGCGCTGGATGGAGGAAAAGATTTTCGAGCCGGACAGAAACGCAAGGCCCAAGGAGAAGAAGTTCTACATAACCGTCGCGTTTCCCTACCTCTCGGGCCACCTCCACGTCGGCCACGCAAGGACTTACACGATACCGGACGTAATAGCGCGCTTCAAGAGGATGCAGGGCTACAACGTCCTCTTCCCTATGGCGTGGCACATCACCGGTGCGCCGATAGTCGGAATCGCCGAGAGGATAAAGAACCGCGACCCCAAGACCATCCACATTTACAGGGATGTTTACAAGGTTCCTGAGGATATCCTCTGGAAGTTCGAGGACCCGAAAGAGATAGTCAAGTACTTCATGAAGTCTGCCAAGGAGACCTTCATAAGGGCAGGTTTTGGCGTCGACTGGACGCGCGAGTTCCACACCACCAGCCTCTTCCCGCCCTTCAGCAAGTTCATCGAGTGGCAGTTCTGGACGCTCAAAGGTATGGGGCTGGTCGTTAAAGGAGCCCACCGCGTCCGCTGGGACCCAGTTGTTGGAACGCCGCTCGGAGACCACGACATAATGGAGGGTGAGGACGTCCAGATACTGGAGTACGTCATAATCAAGTTCGTTCGTGAGGAGAACGGCGAGGAAATCTACCTTCCAGCTGCAACCCTGAGGCCCGAGACTGTCTACGGAGTAACGAACATGTGGCTGAATTCAGAGGCAACATACGTAAAGGCGAAGGTGAGGAAAGGAGACAGGGAGGAGACTTGGATAGTGAGCAAGGAGGCCGCTTACAAGCTCTCCTTCCAGGACAGGGAGATAGAGGTCATCGAGGAGTTCAAGGGCGAGAGGCTAATCGGCAAGTACGTCAAGAACCCGGTGACAGGTGACGAGGTCATAATTCTGCCTGCCGAGTTCGTTGACCCAGACAACGCAACCGGTGTCGTTATGAGCGTTCCGGCTCACGCTCCATTTGACCACATAGCCCTAGAAGACCTGAAGAAGGAGACGGAGATACTGCTCAAGTACGAAATTGACCCGCGCGTCGTGGAGGAGATAAGCTACATATCTCTCATCAAGCTCGAGGGCTACGGTGACTTCCCTGCAGTTGAAGAGGCAGAGAGGCTCGGCGTGAAGAGCCAGAGGGACGTGGAAAAGCTCGAAGAGGCCACCAAGAACATCTACAAGGCCGAGTACCACAAGGGAGTCTTCAAGATAGAGCCCTACGCCGGAAAGCCCGTGCAGGAGGCTAAGGACCTCATCGCCAAGGAGCTCCAGGAGAAGGGAATAGCGGAGATAATGTACGAGTTCGCTGACAAGCCCGTTATAAGCCGCTTTGGAAACCAAGCGGTCATCAAGATAATCCACGACCAGTGGTTCATCGACTACGGCAACCCTGAGTGGAAGGAGAAGGCGAGGGAAGCCCTCGCCAACATGACGATCTATCCGGAGAGCAGGAGGACGCAGTTTGGAGCGGTTATAGACTGGCTCGAGGAGAAGGCCTGCGCTAGGAAGGTCGGCCTCGGAACCCCCCTCCCGTGGGACCCCGACTGGGTCATTGAGAGCCTGAGCGATTCAACGATATACATGGCCTACTACACGATAAGCAGGCACATCAACCAGCTTAGGAACGAGGGCAAACTTGACGCTGAGAAGCTCGACAGGGACTTCTTCGACTACATCTTCCGCGAGCCCTTCAGCGAGGAGAAGGAAAAGGAGCTGAGCGAGAAGACAGGGATTCCGGCGGGGACCATCCACGATATGAAGGAGGAGTTCGAGTACTGGTACCCGCTCGACTGGCGCTGCTCGGCCAAAGACCTCATCCCAAACCACTTAACGTTCTTCATCTTCAACCACGTGGCCATCTTCGACAGGAAGCACTGGCCGAGGGGGATAGCCGTAAACGGCTTCGGGACGCTGGAAGGCACCAAGATGAGCAAGAGCAAGGGCAACGTGCTGAACTTCATAGATGCAATCGAGGAGAACGGTGCAGATGTGGTGAGGCTCTACATCATGGGGCTCGCCGAGCACGACAGCGACTTCGACTGGAAGAGGAAAGAAGTCGGCAAGCTCCGCAAGCAGGTTGAACGCTTCTACGAGCTGGTGAGCGAGTTCTCTGCCTACGAGGCAAAAGATGGTGTCGAGCTGAAGGACATAGACCGCTGGATGCTCCACAGGCTCAACAAGGCTATTGAGGGAACAACGAAAGCCCTTGAGGAGTTCAGGACAAGGACGGCAGTACAGTGGGCGTTCTACACCGTCCTCAACGACCTCCGCTGGTACCTGAGGAGAACCGAGGGAAGAGATGACAATGCAAAGCGCTACGTCCTCAGAAAGCTCGCCGACGTCTGGGTCAGGCTGATGGCGCCGTTCACACCGCACATCAGCGAAGAACTCTGGGAAAAGCTCGGCGGAGATGGCTTCGTCAGCCTGGCAGAGTGGCCCGAGCCGGTTCAGGAGTGGTGGAACGAGACGGTTGAGGCCGAGGAGGAGTTCGTCAAGTCCCTCATGGAGGATATCAAGGAGATCATAACCGTCGCCAAGATAGAGAACCCAAAGAGGGCCTACATCTACACAGCTCCATATTGGAAGTGGCGCGTTGTTGAGGTTGTAGCGGAGAAGAGGGACTTCAATGCTGCTATGGGCGAGCTGATGAAAGACCCTGAGATGAGGAAGCACGGCAAGGAAGTGAGCAAGCTCATACAGCGCTTAATAAAGGAGAGGGCCTTTGAAGTGAAGAGGATCAATGAAGAGAAGGCGCTGAGGGAGGCCAAGGACTTCATAGAGAAGGAGCTCGGCATTGAGATAGTCATCAACCCCGAGGAGGACAAAGGAGGAAAGAAGAAGGCCGCGATGCCTCTGAAGCCCGCGGTGTTTGTGGAGTGA
- a CDS encoding ABC transporter ATP-binding protein, producing the protein MEGEEMIAAKNLTKRFGRIVALDGVNIEIPEGVSIILGPNGGGKSTFLKLVAGIYRPTEGRIKVLGKDPWRDEELKLRMGVSFDPPAVPSLISGREWLEFIANVKGFEREEVERVAEIFGIDYLKEPMRNYSAGMRKKLALAGAFIGRPELVILDEPLANLDFENVRLMVGTLKSLKKEGTNFLMVSHVWKPIYPLADFVAVLAGGKLVMAGDARELKRDVEALFDYAGITSNGEGPS; encoded by the coding sequence GTGGAGGGAGAGGAAATGATAGCAGCGAAGAACCTGACGAAGCGTTTCGGGAGGATAGTGGCGCTCGACGGGGTAAACATCGAGATACCAGAGGGGGTCAGCATCATCCTCGGACCGAACGGCGGCGGGAAGAGCACGTTCCTAAAGCTGGTAGCGGGGATATACCGTCCCACCGAGGGGAGGATTAAGGTTTTGGGGAAGGATCCATGGAGAGACGAGGAGCTAAAGCTCAGAATGGGCGTTTCCTTCGACCCGCCTGCGGTTCCCTCCCTGATATCCGGCAGAGAGTGGCTTGAGTTCATAGCAAACGTTAAGGGATTTGAAAGGGAGGAAGTTGAAAGAGTAGCAGAGATCTTTGGAATCGACTACCTAAAGGAGCCCATGAGGAACTACTCCGCTGGAATGAGGAAGAAGCTGGCGCTGGCGGGTGCATTCATCGGCCGGCCGGAGCTGGTTATCCTCGACGAACCCCTCGCCAACCTCGACTTCGAAAACGTCAGGCTCATGGTTGGAACCCTCAAGTCGCTGAAGAAAGAGGGGACGAACTTCCTGATGGTGAGCCACGTCTGGAAGCCCATCTACCCCCTGGCGGACTTCGTAGCAGTTCTTGCCGGAGGAAAGCTCGTGATGGCCGGGGATGCCAGAGAGCTGAAAAGGGACGTCGAGGCCCTGTTTGATTACGCTGGGATAACCTCCAATGGGGAGGGCCCCAGTTAA
- a CDS encoding ATP-binding cassette domain-containing protein, translating into MLLESSNLSKSYGDIQALQNVTFALSEGLSLILGPNGSGKTTLIKILARIIKPDKGDLRLFGKPYFEISPHEIGFAFEKTVIPPYVRVESYLRAITETRGEDNVNQIIEIFGLERYKNKKFKELSQGYKRRFIVAMAFAGRPRIVFLDEPFSNVDVIAKMELSKTFQELKNDSSIIIVSHIIAGLKDIDSFVLLHNGRVVLNKIGEEARTIGGFRAIFEDGTIVKNDVHGLSGRILNGSRLQRIEPVTPEDIIYERLTREIGASADSGG; encoded by the coding sequence ATGCTCTTAGAGTCCTCAAATTTGAGTAAATCTTATGGGGATATACAAGCGCTTCAAAACGTTACTTTCGCCCTCTCCGAAGGACTTTCACTTATCTTAGGTCCCAATGGAAGTGGAAAGACCACTCTCATCAAGATACTAGCGAGGATCATAAAACCCGACAAAGGAGACCTCAGACTATTTGGGAAGCCTTACTTTGAAATCTCCCCGCACGAGATCGGCTTTGCTTTTGAAAAGACCGTTATACCACCATATGTTCGAGTGGAGAGCTATCTCAGGGCAATCACCGAAACAAGGGGAGAAGACAATGTCAATCAAATAATAGAGATATTCGGATTGGAGAGATACAAAAACAAGAAGTTCAAGGAGCTTTCCCAGGGTTACAAACGGAGGTTCATAGTAGCAATGGCCTTCGCGGGAAGACCGAGAATCGTTTTTTTAGATGAACCTTTTAGTAATGTAGATGTGATAGCAAAAATGGAGTTATCAAAGACATTCCAAGAACTTAAAAACGACAGCAGTATAATAATTGTATCCCACATCATAGCGGGGCTTAAGGACATCGACTCCTTTGTGCTACTCCACAACGGCAGGGTTGTCCTGAACAAGATCGGAGAGGAGGCAAGAACCATAGGAGGATTCAGGGCGATCTTCGAAGACGGAACCATCGTTAAAAACGATGTCCACGGGCTCAGCGGCAGAATTCTAAACGGCTCACGGCTCCAGCGGATAGAACCTGTGACACCGGAAGACATTATCTACGAAAGATTAACAAGGGAGATCGGGGCTTCAGCAGATTCAGGGGGCTGA
- a CDS encoding polyprenyl synthetase family protein, with protein sequence MGKYDKLFARIKNMAKDVDNVILELVPEKEPKRLYEASRHYPLAGGKRVRPFVVLRAAEAVGGNLKNALYPAASVEFIHNYSLVHDDIMDMDELRRGKPTVHKLWGVNMAILAGDLLFSKAFEAIAKAELPARKKARILDVLVRTSNLLCEGQALDIEFETKDEVGVEEYLRMISGKTGALFQGSAEIGAIVGTDNEEYVGALSKWGMNVGIAFQIWDDVLDIIANEEKLGKPVGSDIRKGKKTLIVSHFFEHASEEDKAEFLKVFGKYAGDAKGDALIHDESVKEEVAKAIELLRKYGSIEYASDYAKNLVKDANEALKVLPESDARKDLELLAEFLVEREF encoded by the coding sequence ATGGGAAAGTACGATAAGCTGTTCGCCAGAATTAAAAATATGGCGAAGGACGTTGATAACGTTATTCTAGAACTCGTGCCGGAGAAGGAGCCAAAGCGCCTCTACGAGGCGTCGAGGCACTATCCTCTGGCAGGGGGAAAGCGCGTAAGGCCCTTCGTCGTTCTCCGCGCGGCCGAAGCCGTCGGTGGCAACCTAAAGAATGCCCTCTACCCAGCCGCTTCCGTTGAGTTCATCCACAACTACTCCCTCGTCCACGACGACATCATGGACATGGACGAGCTCAGAAGGGGGAAACCCACTGTCCACAAGCTCTGGGGCGTCAACATGGCGATTTTGGCTGGGGACCTTCTCTTCAGCAAGGCCTTCGAGGCGATAGCAAAAGCCGAGCTTCCTGCCAGGAAGAAGGCAAGAATTCTCGACGTTCTCGTCAGGACTTCAAACCTGCTATGCGAGGGACAGGCCCTTGACATAGAGTTCGAGACGAAGGATGAGGTCGGTGTCGAGGAGTACCTCAGAATGATAAGTGGCAAGACAGGGGCGCTCTTCCAGGGCTCAGCAGAAATAGGCGCGATAGTGGGGACGGACAATGAGGAGTACGTCGGGGCACTCTCCAAGTGGGGCATGAACGTTGGAATAGCCTTCCAGATATGGGACGACGTCCTTGACATAATAGCCAACGAGGAGAAGCTTGGAAAGCCCGTCGGGAGCGACATAAGGAAGGGCAAGAAGACGCTTATAGTGAGCCACTTCTTCGAGCACGCGAGTGAGGAGGACAAGGCCGAGTTCCTCAAGGTCTTTGGCAAGTACGCCGGAGACGCCAAAGGCGACGCGCTGATACACGACGAGAGCGTCAAGGAGGAGGTCGCGAAGGCCATCGAGCTCCTCAGGAAGTACGGCAGCATTGAGTATGCCTCTGACTACGCCAAGAACCTGGTGAAAGATGCTAACGAAGCACTTAAGGTGCTCCCAGAGAGTGATGCGAGGAAGGATTTAGAGCTTCTCGCGGAGTTCTTGGTGGAGAGGGAGTTCTGA